The genomic interval CAACAGGGGACTCGGGACAGAGACGATCAGATTCTATCCCGGCGTCAGTTACCGGCATCTCATGGTCTGGCGGAACGGGGCACTCGATCTCGAATGCGTCCCTCCCCATGACATCCTTGGAAAAGAGATAGCCGAGTACCTTCCAACGGGTGAGGGTGAGGGAGTCATCAGGGATATCATGATGCGCTCCGTCGGGCTCCTCGCCGGCCATCCGGTCAACAGGAAGCGGACGGAAGAGGGAAAGAAGCCTGCCACCAGCATATGGCTCTGGGGACAGGGAAGGAAGCCGAAGATGCCTACGTTCAGAGAGAAGTACTCCCTCGACGGGGCCCTCGTATCGGCCGTCGATCTCACGAAGGGACTCGGCGTTTGTGCCGGATTTGAGATCCTCGAAGTGCCGGGTGTTACCGGGTATATCGACACAAACTATACCGGAAAGGCAGAGTATTCTCTCAATGCTCTCGAGAAGGTGGATTTTGTCTATATTCATGTCGAGGCCCCTGACGAGGCCGGCCATTCCGGGAATTGGAAGGACAAAATCAGGGCGATCGAAGACTTTGACTCCCTTGTGGTCGGTGCGGTCGTCAAGGGAGCGGAGGTGTTCGGCGAATACCGCGTATTGTTGATGCCCGACCATCCGACACCGATAGAGGCGAGAACACATACCGACGAGCCTGTTCCCTTTGTCATCTATGACAGCCGGACGAAGAGGGTAAACGAAGGGGCTATGTTCGACGAATTCCTCAGAGACCGGAAAGAGGCGATGGTGGTCGAGGAGGGCTATAAACTCATGGACTACTTCATAAAGGGAGAGTAGAAATCCCTTCCTTTTCACTCGGCCCGGTTGGGACCGTTTCTCATCGAGAATGCCTTCGCCGTAATTGACAATATCGTGGGGAATAAGGTATCTTTAACCATTCGCGGGGTGGAGCAGCCTGGTAGCTCGTCGGGCTCATAACCCGAAGGTCAGAGGTTCAAATCCTCTCCCCGCCACCAATAAGGACAAGGGTTTGCAGAGATGCAAGCCCTTTTTCTTTTGCTGTCGTCATTCTACAGAGACAGGTGCCCATAGATAGTCTCTTTCCTTTTTTTGTGTCAGCCTTCTTTGTTGTCTTCTCTGCTCTAGTAACTTCACCAAACAGACGAGTTTTACTACTCCGGGATTCTTGCCTGCAATCATGCATCGACACGACAGTTCCAGGATAACTGGAAACCGGCTCCCTTGTTGATTCATAGGCGTAAGGGTACGCGCGATCTAAAGAACTAATATGTTCATTTCAAGCGGCATTCAAAAAAGGGGAACGATCTTCCTTCTTTGCAGAGATGCCGCCAACCGCCCATACAACCGAGTGATTCCTCAG from Thermodesulfovibrionales bacterium carries:
- a CDS encoding cofactor-independent phosphoglycerate mutase, with protein sequence MKYIVIIGDGMADRPLKELDGKTPLQKALTPNMDRLAREGVIGSVRTIPRGMHPGSDVANLSILGYDPRLFYSGRAPLEAASMGVELDEGDVAYRCNLVTLKYDKQMRRAIMEDYSSGHISTGEAAILMEEINRGLGTETIRFYPGVSYRHLMVWRNGALDLECVPPHDILGKEIAEYLPTGEGEGVIRDIMMRSVGLLAGHPVNRKRTEEGKKPATSIWLWGQGRKPKMPTFREKYSLDGALVSAVDLTKGLGVCAGFEILEVPGVTGYIDTNYTGKAEYSLNALEKVDFVYIHVEAPDEAGHSGNWKDKIRAIEDFDSLVVGAVVKGAEVFGEYRVLLMPDHPTPIEARTHTDEPVPFVIYDSRTKRVNEGAMFDEFLRDRKEAMVVEEGYKLMDYFIKGE